The genome window CGCCATGTCATCCTTGGCTCGTTCCTATATGGGTTTGGCGTTTTCATCGTGATGAACTTTATTGTCCTGCCGCTCAGTGCTGCGCCCACGCTGCCAGCCCCACCATTGTGGCTGCTCATTGTACTCATCTTACAGCACAATCTGCTCATCGGGCTGCCGTTGGGATTACTCGTCAGGTGGAATGCGCGGTGAACAAGAAAATCACTGATGAGAGCGAAGCTACCAGGATTGCAAAGGCCAAGTGAAGTATCCAGTTCGAGTCCGTTGCAGATGGCACGAAGATCACTTCGCTCCGTGCGCTCGCAATAACATATCATAGTTTTAGTGGTTAAGGAGTCTTACATGTACAACTGGCTGGTACTTCTGCACATCTTTTTCGCCTTTCTCTTCATGCTCACCCACGGAGCCCACGCCGCCGCGATGCTGAAATTCCGCGGTGAGCCCGACCCTGAACGAAGCCTGACCTTCTTCAGCAATGTTCCCGACATCAGGTATGTCAGGTATCTCACTGTCGCAATGGGGCTCTTCGGCTTTGCTCCTGCATTCATGACTGTCTGGTGGCGACAATAGTGGGTTTGGCTCTCAGCGCTTGTCTTCCTGATCGTATCCTGGGTCATGTATCAATATGGGGCAGGTTACTACGGCATGATCTCGAACGCTGCCCGGCGCCTGATCGAAGCCAGAAAAACAAATGTGGACTTGCCCGCCGCGCAAAAAGAATTTGATGAGGTGCGCAACGCGCCCAATGCGATGATCGTTTCGGTTACAGGTATCATTGGGCTTGCCATCCTCCTCTGGCTGATGAGGTTCAAACCGTTTTAAGAACATCGTTCATCGTATTTATAAGTTCACAAGGAGAACAGACAATGGGAAAGTTCACAGTAAGCGTTTTTATCAACCGTTCACCGCAGGATGTTTTCGACTTCTTGAGCGATCCTGCAATCAAGCCTAAATGGATGCCGATTATGCAATCAGCAGCGTGGGCATCCATCGGTGAGCCTTGCATTGGTGCAACCGGCCGTTGTGAAAGAGCATGTGCTCACCCATAGCATTCTTCCCAAAAATGAAGAGCGTTGTTGAAGCCAATCACCCTTAAAGGAGTAGCCATGAACAAGCCTAACCAATCGATTACAGGAATTGCTGAAATAGCGTTACGTGTCCACGACCTCGATCTGATGAGAAGATTTTACGAACAAGTGATAGGTCTTGAAGTTCTACGAGAAATCAAAGATAGCAATGGCACAATTATATTTTATGCCGTCGGGGCAGGGAATGACCACATGGCGCTGTTTGAAGAGAAATGGATGGATTGGTTCACGAGAGATAAATCTCCTCAAATCGACCCGAAGCTGACTACCCTTTCTCATTTTGCAATTATTCAGGTTTACTTAGATTGATTTACAATAGTCGGTATGACATGGAAACCATCATACCTAACCCGAGAACAAATGGAAGAAAGACGGCTTGAAGGTGGACGGCTGTTGAAAGCTGGAAAAATGTCAAAAGCCGAAATCTCAAGACACCTCGGAGTAAGCCGGGCCACGGTCGGCCAATGGGCCAGAATCATAGAAACAAAAGGTATGCGCGGACTCCAAAAAAGAAAAGCGGCTGGTAGCGAGCCGAAGTTGAGTAATCCACAAAAGCAAAGCTTAAAGAGGAAGCTGGAACGAGGGGCTTTGGCGAATGGATATCCAACTGATCGCTGGACATTGGACCGTGTCCAAAAATTGATCAAAAGAGAATTTGATGTCACTTATCATCCGAATTACCTCAATCGATTGTTGCGCAAACTAGGTTTCAGTCCACAAAAGCCAATGCCACAGGCTATTGAACAGGAAAAAGAGTTAGTGGAAGCTTGGTTGCTAGGAGATTGGCCAAGGATAAAAAAAGTCACATCGTCTCAAAGCAAAAATCGTATTTTGGGATGAATTTGGGTTCTCCTTTCAAGAAATATTGGCTACGACGTGGGCTCGGACTGGCAAGAGACCCGTTTTTCGACGGGTAACCAAAGATCGTCGAGCGCTATCGACAGCCGTAGCGCTGACACTTACAGGCAAGATCTACAAGAAATGTTTTGAAGGTTCGATAAAAAGCGATAACTTGATTGAGGCACTTGAACACCTCCGTAGGCAGGTACCTGGAAAAATCATCTTGATCTGGGATCGAGCCCGTATTCATCTTAGCAAGCTCACCAAAGCTTATCTCTGCCAGCATCCTGAGATCATGATTGAAGAGTTACCTGCTTACGCTCCACAGCTCAATCCGGAAGAGTATTGTCACGGAAATGTTAAACAACATCTCAGAAATGCTCGTCCAACTTCTAAAGAGGAGATTCGCTCAATGCTTGATCGTGGTTTTGCTCGCTTGCGTCGTCGACCAGACTTACTTCTTGGCTTCTTTCATGCCGCCGGTCTTTCTGTTAGGCAACTTCAGTTAACCTGAATAATGTACGAAAACTCAAGTAGGTGTTATATAATCTATTTATGGTTACCCCAATACTGGCTACGAAACTCTATATTCCGCCGCCACCTTCCAAAGTAGTAGCCCATTCCCGCCTGATCAAGCAACTTTCAGAGGGTTTAACTACGGGGCACAAACTGACCCTTATCTCTGCTCCGGCTGGCTTCGGAAAAAGCACATTGGCCAGCGAATGGATAATGAGTAGCGGGCGACCAGCCGTCTGGCTATCGCTGGACGAGAACGATAACGACCCGGCAAGATTTCTAATCTACCTCAATAGTGCATTACAGGCAATTTCGCCGAATCCAAGTATGGGGGTAATAGATGCACTTCAATCTCCACAGCCGCCACCTGTTGGTCCTATCCTAACAGCCTTGACAGAATCGGTATCCACATCTCTTAAAGCTGACAAAAACTATTTCAAACCTCGCAGGCATTGAAGAAACACAGTCACAACTTCTGGCGGAGAAACTTACAACACCTTCCAATGATTACGATGGGCTAACATCCAACGCCGCCAGCAACGCCTCGAATTCCTCCCTGCATTCGGGGCACATATCAAGATGACGCTGGACAAGCGGGAATAGATGCGCGGGGTCTTCGCCGCGCATTTGCATTTCGGCGAATTGGTCAATGAGCGCGTGGACCTCGTCACAGGTAAGTTCCTGGTCGTGGGTCATCGCCATCATGGAAAGCGCAACCTTCACCTCCGGGTTCCGAGGCGTTTTGTGAAATAATCCCTGCAACCAAATTAATAAATTTCTCATTTTCTATTTGACATTCAACTACCGTATTTACTTACCAAACAGGTTCAACAACTCTTCGGGTTCAAAGCCTTCCCGTTTAAGCCGTCGTTTTAGGCGAAGCCGCGCATCGTGCATCATTTTATAGATGGCATTGCGGTTCGTTCCCATGCGGCGGGCGACTTCATCCATTGGCACGCTTTTGATGCCGATGGCGGTCATCACGGCGCGCTGGCGCGGGGTGAGTTCTTCGGCAAGGATCGTTTCCACGAGAGTGACGGCGTCCTTGCGCTCTAACGCGGATTCGGGGTGCGGATCATCCGACGCGAACCGTTCAGAAGGGATTTCGCTCGGGTCGTCGCTGGATTCCAACCCGTCGAGCGAGACTTCCTTCCATCGGCGGTGACGGAGTTCATTGAGCGCAATGCGGGTGGCGATCTTGTAAACCCATGTGATAAATTGACTGCGTCCCTCGAACAAGTCAAGTTTGTCCATCACGCGCAGGAGGTTTTCTTGAATGACGTCTTCAAGGAACGAATCGAAATGACCAGAGTCGGGGGAAAGCCAGCGGGATAACGCCCGTGGCAGGACGCGCTCCAGGATTCCGTGCAGGTCTGTAAGAGCGGAGTCGCGGGCATCGGGCGAGCGCAAGTCGTGGAGCCAAGTCTGGTTGTCGCGCGGCATGGTGTGATTATAGCGCATCCGACCGTGAACCGCAGACGTCAGGCCGTTATTCACCGTCCATGGTCGACGGTTTGCGGTCAGCCATTGTGTAAGAACTCCACCCCGACATGTGTCTTATCTAAAGTAGACTCAACTCGGAGGCAGTACCCATGAAATATGACGTGGCGATCATTGGTTCGGGCATTGGCGGTTCGACATTGGCAAGCGTTCTGGCGCGGAAGGGATTGAAGGTGATCGTGTTCGAAGGCGGGACGCACCCGCGCTTTACGATCGGCGAGTCGATGATCCTTGAAACGTCGGAGGCGATGCGGGCGCTGGCGGAGTTTTACGATGTGCCCGAGTTGGCGTATTACAGTTCGGAAAATTATTATCAGAACATCGGCACGCAGCATGGCGTGAAGCGGCATTTTAGTTTCGTGCATCACACCGCGGGACAGCATGTGAATGTGGAAAAAAGTTTGCAGGCGGTGATTCCGCGTTTGCCGTATGGGCATGAGATTCACATCACGCGCCAGGACTCGGATTATTTTTTGACATCGGTGGCGATTTCATACGGCGCGACGATCTCGCAGGGTACGTTCATCAAGGATATTGACGTGAAATCTGATGGCGTGGAAATTATCACCACAAAAGATGTAGTGTACGAATCGGAATATGTGATCGACGCGGGCGGAATGAAATCCATCCTTGCGCAGAAGGCAGGCTGGCGCCATCGTGAAAGCATGTCTCATTCACGCACGATCTTTACGCACATGATCGATGTGCCCTGCTTCAACAATGCGGGACCGTCGCAAGAAGAGTTTCATCATCCGTATCGTTTATCGGAAGGGACGCTGCATCACGTCTTCAAAGGTGGCTGGCTGTGGGTGATTCCGTTCAATAATCACACAGGCTCGACGAATCCGTTATGCAGTGTGGGCTTGCAACTCGACCCCAGGTTGTATCCCCAGCGGGATGATTTGACACCCGAACAGGAATTCCGCGAGTTCATCAAGCAGTTTCCCGATATCGAAGCGCAATTGAAAGACGCCCGCGCCGTGCGCGACTTCATGCGCATTGACCGCTTGCAGTATTCCGCACATCACATCGTTGGTGACCGCTTTGCCCTGCTCGCTCACGCGGCGGGCTTCATTGACCCGTTGTACTCCAAAGGTTTGTACGTCACCCATGCCAGCATTTTCCTGATGGCTCATTTGTTGTTGAAGGCAAAACAAACGGGCGATTATTCTGCCAATGCCTTTGCCGACCTTGAAACGATGACGCTTGGGTACATCAACATGCACGACAGGCTGGTGGCAAGTTCGTTCAAATCTTGGAGTAATTACAAACTTTGGCGGGTCTATTCCGTCGTCTGGCTGCAAGGCGCGTATCTCGAATATCTGCGTCTTATCATGAACCGCTTCCGCGCCAACGACGACCGCGAAAAATATCTTGAGTTGATGAAACCACATCGTTTGGCAGGCGGCGGCTTTAGCAAGTTCTTTGAAATCCAGGAACAGATCGACGCGCTGATGGACAAGGTCAACCCCGAAGATGAAGCGGACGTAGATCGCACCGTTGCAGAAATCCGCCGCCTCTTCGACGGCTTCCCGTGGATGCCCACCACCATCCGCGCATTGCTGCACGGCAAGAATCATCTGCCCGATAACAAACTGCGCCTCAATCTACTCAATCGCAAAGTCGGCTTCATGGGCAGTGGTATTTACCGCGATCACTTCTTCGGTGACGAGTCCATGCTCAACCTGCTGATCCTTGCCGCGAAGGATGAAATGAAATATTCAAAGCGCGGCATCCGCAAACAACGCAAGACCCGTGCGCGGCTTTCGTGGCAGATCAAGTAATGTTCGACACGCCCCTTCGCAAGGTCAAAGATCGGGTTGGCGCTCCGCTCGCCCGACGTCTGAGCCGTGTGCCTCCCATTGTCATTTCGCTCGTCGCACTCGTCGTCGCACTGCTTGCCGCGTGGTCAGCCTATCGTCAACTCTATCCCGCCGCGTTTGCTTTGTGGATTCTCAACCGCGCCCTCGACGGACTCGACGGCTTGATCGCTCGCATGCACAACAAGCAATCGGACTTCGGCGGATACGTGGACATCCTGACCGATTTCGTCGCCTACGCCGCGCTTCCCATCGGACTGGTGGCGGGTTCGCCTTCGAGTGAGCGTTACCTTGCCCTGGCTTTCATGCTCGCGTCCTTTTACATCAACACCGCCTCATGGATGTACCTCGCCGCCATTCTCGAAAAACGCGCCATGCACGGCGACGATACACAAACGACCATCGTTATGCCCGCAGGTCTCATCGGCGGATTTGAAACCATCATCGCCTTCGGAGTCTTCACCCTCTTTCCTGCCTATCTCACCACGCTCTACTCCATCTTCGCCATACTCGTCTTCATCACCATCGCTCAAAGACTTATTTGGGCAAAACGAATCCTAACCTGACACCTGGAACCTGAAACTTGGAACTCAAACTCAACTCCCCCGCCCCCGCCTTCACCCTGACCTCCGCCGAAGACGGCCAAGTCTCCCTTCGCGAAGTCCTCAAAAGCGGAAATGCCCTGCTCGTATTCCTTCGTCACCTGGGTTGAATTCCCTGCCGTGAGCATGTCGCACAGTTGTGCGACCGTCAAGTCGAATTTGCGGAACTCAACACCCGCGTTTTTGTCATTTCCTTTGGCACCCTCCCAGCCATGCAACAATGGCTCAAAGAAACCTGCGGCAATTTCACCGTCCTGCTCGACCGTGAGCGAAACGTCTACAACGACTACGGACTCGAACGCTCAAAACTGCGCTCGCGCAGTCCGCGCACAATATGGCTATACTTCACCCGCTGGCTGCAGGGACAAAGATTCCACGACTCGCACGGCGACGACACATCTCAACTTGGTGGCGACTTCATCGTGGACATGAATGGCAACCTGCGCTTCGTCTATCCCAGCCACGACCCCGCCGACAGACCGTCGGTGGAAAAACTCTTGAAAACGCTGGAAAAAATCTCACACGAAAGACCGCGGACGACGGACAATAGATCATAAAGGCTCATCATCCATCGTCCGCGGTCAATGGTCAATCGTCCAACCATGAACACCATCCCCTCCCACCTCGTCATCAACGCCGCCATCGAAAAGAAATTTGGCGAAAAATTCAAACTTGCCAGGTCTGCGTTTTTGTGGGGATCGGTCCTGCCTGACCTGCCGTTTGGTTTGCTTTCGTGGGGAACGCTTTTGTACTATCGCTTCATTCTTCAGCAGGATACCAGCAGTGTGATGGAGAACGTCATCCACCCTGCCTATTTCAACAACCCATTTTGGATCGCGGGACACAACTTCCTACACTCGCCCACGGTGCTCATCATCTACGCCATCCTACTCTGGCGCTTCGTGGACAAGGTCGGCACGCGCGGACATTGGTGGCTTTCCTTCGTCTTCGGCTGCATGGTTCACTCCGTCATCGACATCCTCACCCACTACAACGACGGTCCCGTGCTCCTCTTCCCTTTCGATTGGCACACGCGCTTCTACAGCCCCGTCAGTTACTGGGACACGGCGCACCACGCGAGTCAATTCTTCTGGGTGGAGTTGGGGATCAATATCCTGCTGTTGGGATATTTATTTTTGCCGAAGTTGATCCAAAGACTCAAGCGACCGCGGACGATTAACCACTGAACACACTCCCCACTTTCCACTCACTACCCCGCCACCTCAAACAAATGATCGGCAGGCAACTGCACAAAAACATTTTCGCCGTGCGCATACATCGGCGCGGGCATCGGCAGGCGCACGCGCGTCGTCACACTGCCCAGCCGCACCTGAAGCTCTAACGCCTCGCCGCGAAATAAACAACTCTGCACCACGCCCTTTAGAGAATGTCCTCTTTCCTCTTTTTGAATGCGGATGTGTTCTGGTCTGATGGCGAACACACTTCGACCGACCTTTGACTCATCCTTGAGTTTCACCCTGCCCACCTCCGCCGCCTCCAGCCACCCGTCGCCTGATTCGCCTTCGAGGAACAGATCCACCCCGACAAATTTTGCGCTCCGCACGCACGGCGGACGATGAAACAGCACATTGGGCTTGTCATATGCGGTGACTTCCCCATCCAACAAAATCGCCATACGGTCAGACATCGCCATGGCTTCGCTCAAATCATGCGTGACGAAGATCGTCGTAATGCCCAACTCACGCTGAATTTCACGGATCGCCGCCTGCAAATTCATCCGTACTGACGTATCCAAACTCGAGAGCGGTTCATCCAGCATCAACAATTTGGGATTAGTCACCAACGCCCGCGCCAACGCCACCCGCTGACCCTCTCCACCCGAAAGCTGACCCACATTGCGCTTCTCTATCCCAGGTAAGCCGATCAAATCCAACATGCGTTTCACTTCCCCATGAATCCCGCCCGCTGAAACACCCTGCATCTTCAACCCAAAGCCAATGTTCTCTTCCACATTGAAGAACGGAAAAAGATACGACTTCTGGAACATCAACACTGCCCCGCGCTTGTTCGGCTCCGTCTTCAGAATCGACTCGCCATCGAAGAGAATGTCGCCGCCATCGGGTCGTTCGATGCCCGCAATCAGTTTCAGCAGCGTGGACTTGCCCGTGCCAGAAGGTCCCAACAAGGCGACCATTTCACCGTCGTTGACGGAAAGCGAAAAATCCTTCAACACAGGCGCAGAGGCGTTGGGGTAGGTTTTGTGGAGAGAGGTGATAGTAATGTGGGTCATAAATTCCTTTTATGTCATTGCGAGAAGGAGCGGAGCGACGACGAAGTAATCCCCCACGATGATGAGATTGCTTCGCGGCGAAAGAGCATCGCCACTCGCAATGACATACTCGCTAATACTGCTCCCGAATCTCATTCCCGTGTCGCATCAACTCGCGCGCGGTGAAGGCAATGACCAGCACAGGCGGCAGGACGAATAACAGGGATTGAATCCCGATCGTGGATGGATTACCGCCCGAGGCGGCGGCGAATAACAAAATGGGCAGGGTAATAATTTTCCCGCCGCCGATGAGCAGGGTAAGCAGGTATTGACTCCATGAGATAAGGAAGGCAAATAATGTTGCGACCACCAAACTGGGAGTCATCATCCGTAGAGTGACGTTGAAGAAGATTTGCAGGGGGCTTGCGCCAAGCGCCAGGGCTTGATGTTCAAAGTTCTCGTCGTAACGGGCAAAGGCGCTGGAAAGGGTGAAGATGGTGTACGGCAATGTCGGAATCAAATGCGCCAGCACCACGCCGAAGATCGTCCCTGCCAAGCCGAGTTGCAGGAAGAGGATGTTGAGTCCCATGCCGATTGCCAGCGGCGGGACGACCGTCGGCAGGAAGAACAACAGCCAAGCCAACTGCCTGCCTTTGAATTGACGCAATCCCATCACACGGGCGGCGGGAAAGGCAAACAATAAGGAAAGCACAGAAACAATAATTGCGATCGTCAACCCATCACGCAGACCTGTCAACGTGCGCGAGTCGTTCAAGGCGCGGTCATAAGTGGAGGTTGTCCACTCGGTGGGAAAGGGTGCAGGGAAGAACCAACGGGTGGAGAATCCATAGGCGATGAAGAGGAGGAGAGGCGCGATGAGGATGAGGTAGAGAAGGAATCGGGTGAGGTGTTTCGAGGTCATTATTTCTTCTCCAACCTCAAACTCACCACTGCCACGAGCATGACGATGACGGTAATAATCAGGCTGAGGACCATGCCTTCGGAGCGGGCACGCAGGTCTGGGTCAAGGAAGAAGCGCAGGGCGAGGACAGGTAACGCTCGCGGGTAGCCGACTCCCAAAATGGCTGGAACTTCGTAACTGCTGAAGATAAATCCAAAAACAAGCAGGGAGCCAGAGAGCAAGGCAGGCGCCACTTGTGGAATGGTGATGTGGCGCAGTCGCTGCCAAAAGTTCGCGCCGAGATTTTGCGCGACGACATCGTAACCGATGGGCTGGGAGCGCAGAACGGCAAGGACGATGAGCGCAAGGAAGGGAATCTCTTTGCCGATGTAATGCAGGATAATGCCAATGCCGTAACGGTCACGCACGAGGACGGGAAACTGGTCCGTGGCGGTAATGAGACTGAGCGCCGCCGCCCAACGGGCAAGAAGCCCGCTTTGAGAGAGGAAGAGCAGGAGCGCGGTGGCAAAGACGAGATGAGGGAAAGCGAGATTCCAGTTGAGGGCGAGGGTGTCTGATTGCGTGCGGTGATTGTTGAGCCAGACGGCGACGAGCAATGCAAATGCCGATGCAAGCAGGGTTGCTGTGATGCTGACCCACAACGAAAATGCGAGCGACACCCAAAACTCCGAGTCGGCGGCGAGGGCGGCGCGATAAGCGCGGAAGGAAACGTCGCTTTGACCGATGACGCTGATAAAGCCGAGACTTTCTGCAATAGCATACAAAAGACTCGCGCCCAGCATGACGAGGATGAGTGTCAATGCTGGGGCGAGGGCGGTGTAGGGATTTTTTTGAATCTTGTTAAGCACGGCTTGGAGCTCAAAGTATGGATTCGAATTTCACGGGGGATTCAATGGCGCAGCGGCAAAGGGGACAGCAAACGCCTGACACCAGATCACCACAGACTTGTATTGACTCAGGTCAAGGTCGGCGGGGAGTTCATAATTTTGGTCGCCGATGTTGCCTTTCAACCTGCCCAGGCTGTAATAGCCTGGGATTTCACTGCCCGAAGCATTGGGCACGGGGTCAACGGGTACGAGGTAGACGTACAGATCGGGTCCGTTATCAACGGAGAAGTTTTGCAAACGCAAAATTCGGGTACTATCTGCCAGTTGATAGACAGCCGCTTCACCTGAACTTAAGTGCGCAAGGTTATAGAAGGAACCACGCGACAAGACCTGATCCGCCACAACCACAGGCGGATTTTCAACGGGCGCTTGCGGCTCGACAGCCTCGACGGTGGGGTTGGTCTCTGCTTCGGATGGCGTCCCACTGACTTCGACGACAGAAGTAGGCAACGGTTCGCTGACCGCTTTATCAATAAAAGCTGGAGAGAAGAACCACCAACCAAACGCAACTACAATCCCCAGGACAATAACGATACCAAGATAACCCCAGGGTGAACTATTTTTTCGGCGCATGATGTGTTCCTTTAGTAGATTTCCATCATTGCGAGACGCGCTCGTTGCGTTGAAGCAATCTCATGGTTCGCCGGGAGATTGCTTCACAAAGTGCGCTCGCAATGACATTATTTCTGCAAAACAAACGTCAGCCAATCCTGCTCGAGCAAGCCCTGGTATTCGGCGGCAGAGTCACCGACGAGTGATTTGGCAAGGTCTGAGGCTGGGGTGGCGGCGTCGCCCAATTTGGAAGCGGCAGTTTCGAGCGCGGAAAGAGCCGCAGGGTCCGTCACGCGGGTCACGTCAATGGCGTAGCCGAGTCCGAATCCATTTTCGGGGAGAATCTGCGCGGCTTGGAATTCGGGTTCGAGCAGGAGATTTGCCAACACGAGCGCGGCGGCTTTGTTGGGCGCGTTGAGCGGAATGGCGACATAGTTGAAATCGCCGATCATGTAGTTATCGAAGACGAAGGCGCGCGCGGTTTCAGGCATGCGACCATCGGCGATCCAGCGACCTGCGCCCGTGATATCTTGAGTCAGGCTGAGATCCACTTCGTTGTTGGCGAAAAGGTTGACGAGTTCGGATTCGTCTTTGGGGTAGGTCTCACCGCCCCGCCACAAACAGGGCTTCATCTCATTGAAGTAATCCCACAACGCGGGGGAGTGTCGATCCCACAGGGCTTGATCGAACGTGAGCCATTGCTTCGCATCGCCACTGAGTTCATAGAGCGCGCCTTTGGCAAAACGGGTACCAAGGAACCCGCCAGGTCCGGGCGCGATATAGGTGAAGCGACCAGGATTGGCGCACGCCCACTCTTTGAGTTCGGCGTACGAACGCGGCAGGTCTTGTTCATTCGTGCGGGCAGAATCGTAAACGAATTGCAACTGCGCCGAAGACCACGGGCTTTCCTGATTATCCACAGGATTACCGAAGTCAAGATTGATGGCGGGGTTTTCCCAGTCCACCAGTGCCGCGTTGGGAATTTTCTGCGCCCAATCCTTGTAGAGCATGTCGGCTTGTTTGAGCGTGAAGAAGTTCTCGCCGTTGATCCAGATCAAGTCCACTGAGCCAGGGTCGATGCCAGCCTGCTTTTCGCTCAAGACCTGATTGACCGCATCCGCCGTATCGGCGAGCGGGACACGGTTGAGTGTGATGTCGTAGCGTTTCTTCAAGGCTTTGCCGTAGAAGTTATCCACGTAGGCGTTGATGCTGTCCGACCCGCCCCAGATGTACCAGTTGACGGTCTGCCCTTTGGCGGCGGCGAGCACGCTATCCCAATCGTTGAGGTCGAATTCTGATGACGATGGTGCAGGTGAAGCACAAGCGGCGAGCAACAGAGCAAGGATGGTCATCAAAAAGATTATTTTCTTCATTTCTTTTCTCCTTTATTTTTTTAAACACAAGTACACCACGGTCACAAAGGAAAAACCTTGGTGTACTTTGTGTCCTTCGTGTTTAATTGCCTTTCGCAAAGCGATACTTCAAAAACGCACCCAACTCTTTCCCGATATTCGGCAACGTCTCACGCATGAAGAAATCCGCCACTTTCAAAATGGCGCTCGAAAATGTGGGATACGGGTACACCAAGCGATAAATTTTGTGCAGTGAAATCTTCTGGCTGATGGCAAGCGTGAAAAATGAAATCATTTCCGAAGCCAGCGGACCGACAATCGTCACATGCAGAATC of Anaerolineales bacterium contains these proteins:
- a CDS encoding DM13 domain-containing protein, whose protein sequence is MRRKNSSPWGYLGIVIVLGIVVAFGWWFFSPAFIDKAVSEPLPTSVVEVSGTPSEAETNPTVEAVEPQAPVENPPVVVADQVLSRGSFYNLAHLSSGEAAVYQLADSTRILRLQNFSVDNGPDLYVYLVPVDPVPNASGSEIPGYYSLGRLKGNIGDQNYELPADLDLSQYKSVVIWCQAFAVPFAAAPLNPP
- a CDS encoding ABC transporter substrate-binding protein, producing the protein MKKIIFLMTILALLLAACASPAPSSSEFDLNDWDSVLAAAKGQTVNWYIWGGSDSINAYVDNFYGKALKKRYDITLNRVPLADTADAVNQVLSEKQAGIDPGSVDLIWINGENFFTLKQADMLYKDWAQKIPNAALVDWENPAINLDFGNPVDNQESPWSSAQLQFVYDSARTNEQDLPRSYAELKEWACANPGRFTYIAPGPGGFLGTRFAKGALYELSGDAKQWLTFDQALWDRHSPALWDYFNEMKPCLWRGGETYPKDESELVNLFANNEVDLSLTQDITGAGRWIADGRMPETARAFVFDNYMIGDFNYVAIPLNAPNKAAALVLANLLLEPEFQAAQILPENGFGLGYAIDVTRVTDPAALSALETAASKLGDAATPASDLAKSLVGDSAAEYQGLLEQDWLTFVLQK